In one Echinicola marina genomic region, the following are encoded:
- a CDS encoding glycoside hydrolase family 2 TIM barrel-domain containing protein translates to MLNNLKHNIFLLGLILFFNGQFVFSQEQGKLLFNDHWEFVKADHITTLEALQAAPVDELSWKSVNLPHDWSVEGPFSSEWASGTGFLPGGIGWYRKKFDLKALDENSEYELYFDGVYKNSEVWINGHYLGKRPNGFIAFFYEIGEYLQPTENEIIVKVDHREYADSRYYTGSGIYRNVYLITKSPIHFKTWGVFFSTPEVSSEKAMVKVQVDIKSSHEKTTAVQIKARLLDASNEVAATEFGSFVPAGDENHEALYMAVDRPKLWSPDDPNLYKLEVSLWADGQLLDKYVDQVGFRSIRFDADEGFFLNGENMLIKGVCIHHDAGTFGAAVPKAVWAKRLETLKDLGCNAIRMSHYPHQDYIYELCDEMGFMVQDEAFDEWERGKNKWIEGWNVGTPGNDGSYDAFAEWGHRDVQDMVLRSRNHPSIIMWSVGNEIDYPNDPYSHPVLDEGRNPQIYGKGYQKDNPPASQLGPLAEGLVAAVKAVDTTRPVTAALAGVTMSNHTSYPEALDIVGYNYQEYRYQEDHEAYPDRVIYGSENGDALSAWQAVTENKHIASQFLWTAFDFLGEARPWPVRSSGAGIIDMAGYPKPDFYFRKSLWNAAPMVYLGVTDKEENVHRRRRIQDSWTGEEGEEKWVAVYANVDEVELWLNGESLGRKAIEYSSEGMPGWPVIFEKGTLKAVGFNNGEEVAAYEINSPGKADHLEVSMDEGESGIVLMDIELQDKEGNRVLSDDRDIQFEFDGSAKLLGLESGDLSSHEDYRADHRKTYQGRLRAYIQKDAASKVKISTKGLQTIKLKME, encoded by the coding sequence ATGTTAAATAACCTAAAGCATAATATCTTTTTGTTAGGTTTAATTCTTTTTTTCAATGGTCAGTTTGTCTTTAGTCAAGAGCAAGGCAAGCTTCTGTTTAATGATCATTGGGAATTTGTTAAGGCCGACCATATTACTACATTGGAAGCACTTCAAGCAGCACCTGTAGATGAACTTTCATGGAAGTCCGTCAACTTGCCCCACGATTGGTCTGTAGAAGGGCCTTTTAGTAGCGAATGGGCCAGTGGCACGGGATTCTTGCCCGGAGGTATTGGCTGGTACAGGAAGAAATTTGATCTCAAAGCATTGGATGAAAACAGTGAATATGAACTTTATTTTGATGGGGTTTATAAAAACAGTGAGGTGTGGATCAATGGTCATTATCTAGGTAAAAGGCCTAATGGATTTATTGCTTTCTTCTATGAAATAGGAGAATATCTTCAACCCACCGAGAATGAGATCATAGTCAAAGTAGATCACCGGGAATATGCAGATTCAAGGTATTATACTGGTTCGGGAATTTATAGAAATGTCTATCTGATTACCAAATCACCTATTCACTTCAAAACTTGGGGCGTGTTTTTCAGTACGCCTGAGGTGAGCAGTGAGAAGGCCATGGTAAAGGTTCAGGTGGATATTAAAAGTAGCCATGAGAAAACTACTGCTGTACAAATAAAGGCCCGCTTATTGGATGCATCCAATGAGGTAGCTGCTACAGAATTTGGTTCATTTGTTCCTGCGGGAGATGAAAACCATGAAGCATTATACATGGCCGTTGATCGACCAAAACTATGGTCTCCTGATGATCCAAATTTATATAAACTGGAAGTGAGTCTTTGGGCTGATGGTCAGCTACTCGATAAATATGTGGACCAAGTTGGATTCAGAAGTATTCGTTTTGATGCTGATGAAGGCTTTTTCCTCAATGGTGAGAATATGTTGATCAAAGGAGTATGTATCCACCATGATGCAGGTACATTTGGTGCGGCAGTGCCAAAGGCTGTTTGGGCAAAGCGCTTGGAAACGTTAAAGGACTTAGGCTGTAATGCGATCAGAATGAGTCATTACCCTCATCAGGATTATATTTATGAGTTATGTGATGAAATGGGCTTCATGGTACAGGATGAGGCTTTTGACGAGTGGGAAAGGGGCAAGAACAAATGGATAGAAGGCTGGAATGTGGGGACGCCCGGCAATGACGGTTCGTATGATGCCTTTGCTGAATGGGGACATCGAGACGTTCAGGACATGGTTTTAAGATCGAGAAATCATCCATCTATTATCATGTGGAGTGTTGGTAATGAAATTGATTATCCAAATGACCCTTATAGCCACCCTGTTTTGGATGAAGGCAGGAACCCTCAGATTTACGGTAAAGGGTATCAAAAAGATAATCCACCGGCTTCTCAGTTGGGACCTTTGGCAGAAGGATTGGTGGCAGCAGTAAAGGCTGTAGACACTACCAGACCGGTCACCGCTGCATTGGCTGGAGTGACCATGTCCAACCATACCAGTTATCCGGAGGCGTTGGATATTGTTGGTTATAACTATCAAGAGTACCGCTATCAAGAAGATCATGAAGCCTATCCAGATCGCGTGATTTATGGCAGTGAAAATGGGGATGCCCTATCGGCTTGGCAGGCCGTGACGGAGAATAAGCATATTGCGTCCCAGTTTTTATGGACTGCATTTGACTTTTTAGGTGAAGCTAGGCCTTGGCCGGTAAGGAGTAGCGGGGCTGGAATCATTGATATGGCAGGTTATCCTAAGCCTGACTTTTATTTCAGAAAGAGTTTATGGAATGCAGCGCCCATGGTTTATTTGGGTGTTACAGATAAGGAGGAAAATGTACACAGACGGAGAAGAATTCAGGATAGCTGGACTGGAGAAGAGGGAGAAGAAAAATGGGTAGCTGTCTATGCCAATGTTGATGAAGTTGAATTGTGGCTGAATGGTGAATCCCTCGGGAGAAAAGCTATAGAATATTCCTCGGAGGGAATGCCAGGATGGCCAGTTATATTTGAGAAGGGAACCTTGAAGGCGGTGGGTTTTAATAATGGAGAAGAGGTAGCTGCTTATGAAATCAATAGTCCCGGAAAGGCAGATCATTTGGAGGTTAGTATGGATGAGGGAGAAAGTGGTATTGTATTGATGGATATTGAGCTTCAGGATAAAGAGGGGAACAGGGTGCTTTCCGATGACAGAGATATTCAATTTGAATTTGATGGATCAGCGAAGTTGTTAGGACTGGAAAGTGGTGATTTGAGCAGTCATGAGGATTACCGTGCTGATCACCGTAAAACCTATCAGGGTAGACTGAGGGCCTATATTCAGAAGGATGCTGCTTCGAAAGTCAAAATCAGTACCAAGGGGCTGCAGACCATAAAATTGAAAATGGAGTAA
- a CDS encoding Gfo/Idh/MocA family protein, with protein MNDNKSSKGLKKSDRRDFLKSSLLALGGIAIVPRHVLGAGYTAPSDMINLGVIGLGKQGGILSNVFSGQKGARIIAGADVWSTKREWFKGFVAEAYAKHDVKVKSQDVITYSNYKELLEDKNIDGVIIASPDHWHALNAIDSMKAGKDVYCEKPLTLKIEEGIKMVKTAKRTKRVVQTGSMQRSWENFTKACELVRNGYLGEIKQVLVQVGAPSRPYDLQKEPLPAEVDWDQWCGPAPILDYHHSIAPAVNETYPDWRLFDETGGGILTDWGAHMFDIAQWGLGMDRSGPVKFITPDGVSNPQTGLKMYYENGIEMVHQDFGRGFGVRFIGTEGNMDISRSYFEPSNAALKDIELKAGDVRLGNPDGDHYKNFVESIRSRNQPHCDVETGHRSASIGNIANIAYRLNRSLDWDPVKEKFIGDKEANKMMGYKYRKMG; from the coding sequence ATGAATGATAATAAATCATCCAAGGGACTAAAAAAGTCCGACAGAAGAGATTTTTTGAAATCTTCCTTACTGGCATTGGGAGGAATAGCCATAGTGCCACGCCATGTACTTGGAGCGGGATATACAGCCCCTAGTGATATGATCAACCTTGGCGTAATAGGCCTTGGCAAGCAAGGGGGGATTCTTAGCAATGTATTTTCAGGTCAGAAAGGCGCCAGAATTATAGCTGGTGCTGATGTATGGAGTACCAAGAGAGAATGGTTCAAAGGCTTTGTTGCTGAAGCTTATGCCAAGCATGATGTAAAAGTGAAATCTCAGGATGTAATTACTTATAGCAATTATAAGGAATTGCTTGAAGATAAAAACATAGACGGTGTGATTATAGCTAGCCCAGATCATTGGCATGCATTAAATGCTATTGATTCTATGAAGGCGGGGAAGGATGTTTATTGTGAGAAGCCTCTTACCTTAAAAATAGAAGAGGGAATTAAGATGGTGAAAACTGCCAAGAGGACGAAGCGGGTGGTACAGACAGGAAGTATGCAGCGTTCATGGGAAAATTTTACCAAAGCCTGTGAATTGGTAAGAAACGGATATTTGGGAGAGATCAAGCAGGTATTGGTACAAGTAGGAGCCCCCTCCCGTCCATATGATTTGCAAAAAGAGCCATTGCCTGCTGAAGTGGATTGGGATCAGTGGTGTGGTCCAGCGCCGATTTTGGACTATCACCATTCTATCGCTCCCGCGGTAAATGAAACCTATCCTGATTGGAGGCTTTTTGATGAGACTGGCGGGGGGATATTAACAGATTGGGGGGCACATATGTTTGATATTGCGCAGTGGGGTTTAGGTATGGACCGTTCAGGGCCGGTGAAGTTTATCACTCCTGATGGAGTAAGCAATCCGCAGACAGGACTCAAAATGTACTATGAAAATGGTATAGAAATGGTCCACCAAGATTTTGGACGTGGGTTTGGAGTTCGATTTATAGGTACGGAAGGCAATATGGATATCAGTAGAAGCTATTTTGAACCATCAAATGCTGCCCTTAAGGATATAGAACTGAAAGCAGGTGATGTTCGTTTGGGTAATCCAGATGGTGACCACTACAAAAATTTTGTGGAATCAATCCGATCCAGAAACCAGCCACACTGTGACGTGGAAACGGGCCACCGTTCTGCCAGCATTGGGAATATTGCGAATATTGCTTATCGTCTAAATAGGTCCCTAGATTGGGATCCAGTAAAAGAGAAGTTTATTGGGGATAAGGAAGCAAATAAAATGATGGGTTATAAGTATAGAAAAATGGGCTGA
- a CDS encoding RNA polymerase sigma factor yields the protein MEPIKSPEITDSTQRKYTEKEYQEMPDELVWKSFCKGNEFAFNYIYKNYASDIFSFGYQFCGDSHLVEDCIQNVFIYLRRKREKLGEVKSIKSYLFRCIQCEIIKRLKERGMLVDTDQLQYKKAFNITLSPETIMIESESQEQKKRMINLALDKLTLRQRQALILLYEEEMSYSEIAEVMGFNEVKSARKLVYRALASLKEVINPF from the coding sequence ATGGAACCCATCAAATCACCCGAAATAACCGATTCGACCCAAAGGAAGTATACAGAAAAGGAGTACCAAGAGATGCCAGATGAGCTGGTTTGGAAATCCTTTTGTAAGGGCAATGAATTTGCTTTTAATTATATCTATAAAAACTATGCTTCCGATATTTTTTCTTTTGGATACCAGTTCTGCGGAGATTCCCACCTCGTGGAAGATTGTATACAAAACGTTTTTATTTATCTAAGAAGGAAAAGAGAAAAGCTTGGTGAAGTCAAAAGTATCAAGTCCTACCTTTTTAGATGTATCCAATGTGAAATCATCAAAAGACTTAAAGAACGGGGGATGCTGGTAGATACTGACCAACTTCAATACAAAAAGGCTTTCAATATTACCTTGTCTCCCGAAACGATTATGATCGAATCCGAATCTCAGGAGCAGAAAAAGCGGATGATCAATTTAGCCCTTGATAAGCTCACCCTTAGACAGCGTCAGGCGCTTATTTTACTTTATGAAGAAGAGATGAGCTATAGCGAAATAGCTGAAGTAATGGGGTTTAATGAGGTGAAGTCAGCAAGAAAGCTGGTGTATAGGGCACTTGCAAGCTTAAAAGAAGTCATTAATCCATTTTAA
- a CDS encoding FdhF/YdeP family oxidoreductase, with protein sequence MDKDDQAKVSLVGPEEIIGGTITTPQSYAAGISAVKVALEHAMKEMGLKRSIATLTKLNQKEGIDCPGCAWPDPEKRSSLGEFCENGVKAIAEEATAHTVDPDFFKQYSISEISKWTDYKIGKSGRITEPMVLRAGSQHYEPISWEAAFEMIAKQLHSLDHPNEAVFYTSGRSSNEAAFLYGLFARTFGTNNMPDCSNMCHESSGVALTETLGIGKGSASLEDLYEAELVMVIGQNPGTNHPRMLSALEKCKENGGKVITVNPLEEAGLVRFKNPQEISGILGKGTAITDLFLQVKINQDVALINLLIKKLIDKDEKAGGIVDHEFIQRNTQGFEELKQDLEKYSEEELLALCGVPEAEVEKAVQLLVERKKIVICWAMGLTQHKNGVDNIKACVNLLLLKGSIGKKGTGTCPVRGHSNVQGDRTVGITHHVSKKLNEAFRRVFGFDPPEEEGLDVVKSIKAMHEGKAKVFIALGGNFLSAASDTMYTAKALQNCELTVSISTKLNRTHVVTGKTSLILPTLGRTELDIRDGNKRFVTVENSMGRVHRSMGNLIPHSDQLKSEPEIVCQIAQAYFQSNSSIDWEALGKDYDLIRTRISQVFEGFEQYSERSKGAGFDLPNNARMGDFSMLPNGRAQFSVCELPNHQLTSARFLMMTIRSHDQFNTTIYGLDDRYRGVFNERRVLFINPMDAKELGLKKKDVVNLVSNYDGVERIAKNFLIVPYNIPQGNLAAYFPETNVLVPNNHYAAKSQTPISKSIEVDIVKIS encoded by the coding sequence ATGGACAAAGACGATCAAGCCAAGGTTTCACTTGTTGGACCTGAAGAGATTATAGGAGGGACTATTACTACTCCCCAAAGCTATGCTGCTGGTATTTCTGCAGTAAAGGTCGCCTTGGAACATGCCATGAAGGAAATGGGACTCAAAAGATCCATTGCTACCCTGACCAAACTGAACCAAAAGGAGGGGATTGATTGTCCTGGCTGTGCTTGGCCAGATCCAGAAAAACGATCTTCCTTGGGCGAATTTTGTGAGAATGGAGTGAAGGCCATTGCGGAGGAAGCTACTGCGCATACAGTGGATCCTGATTTTTTTAAGCAATATTCCATCAGTGAAATTTCTAAATGGACGGATTATAAAATTGGAAAAAGTGGGCGAATTACTGAACCCATGGTGCTCAGGGCTGGTAGTCAGCATTATGAACCAATATCCTGGGAAGCTGCTTTTGAAATGATTGCAAAGCAGTTACATTCTTTGGATCATCCTAATGAAGCAGTTTTTTATACCTCTGGTAGATCAAGCAATGAAGCTGCTTTTTTATATGGCCTGTTTGCAAGGACATTTGGGACCAATAATATGCCTGATTGTTCCAATATGTGCCATGAATCCAGCGGGGTGGCACTCACCGAGACACTTGGTATAGGAAAGGGATCAGCGAGCTTAGAGGACCTTTATGAAGCGGAACTGGTTATGGTCATAGGCCAAAATCCAGGAACTAACCATCCAAGAATGCTTTCTGCCTTGGAGAAATGTAAAGAAAATGGTGGAAAGGTCATTACAGTGAATCCATTAGAGGAGGCAGGTTTGGTCAGGTTTAAAAACCCACAAGAAATCTCAGGCATTTTGGGTAAGGGTACAGCTATTACAGACCTTTTTTTGCAGGTCAAAATCAATCAGGATGTTGCCTTAATCAATCTTTTGATCAAGAAATTGATTGATAAGGATGAAAAGGCAGGAGGGATAGTTGACCATGAATTTATCCAAAGAAATACCCAGGGTTTTGAAGAGCTAAAGCAAGATCTTGAAAAGTACAGCGAAGAAGAACTTTTAGCATTATGTGGGGTTCCTGAGGCAGAGGTGGAAAAAGCTGTTCAACTTTTGGTAGAGCGGAAAAAGATCGTGATTTGTTGGGCTATGGGGCTTACCCAACACAAAAATGGTGTAGACAATATTAAGGCCTGTGTGAATTTATTATTACTCAAGGGGAGTATTGGTAAAAAAGGGACAGGCACTTGTCCTGTAAGAGGGCATAGCAATGTGCAAGGAGATAGAACAGTAGGGATTACCCATCATGTTTCCAAAAAGCTCAATGAAGCATTTCGGCGGGTTTTTGGTTTTGATCCACCAGAAGAAGAAGGCTTAGATGTGGTGAAGTCTATCAAGGCCATGCATGAAGGAAAGGCCAAGGTTTTCATTGCCTTGGGGGGTAATTTCCTCTCTGCTGCTTCGGATACGATGTATACAGCAAAGGCCCTTCAAAATTGTGAGCTGACCGTTTCCATCAGTACAAAGCTCAACAGGACTCATGTGGTTACAGGTAAAACTTCTTTGATACTTCCAACTTTGGGAAGGACGGAATTGGATATTCGGGATGGAAATAAAAGGTTTGTGACCGTGGAAAATAGCATGGGAAGGGTGCATAGGTCTATGGGGAATTTGATACCCCATTCGGATCAACTCAAAAGTGAACCTGAAATCGTCTGTCAAATAGCCCAGGCCTATTTCCAATCCAACTCAAGTATTGACTGGGAAGCATTGGGCAAGGATTATGATTTGATCCGGACCAGAATTTCTCAGGTATTTGAGGGCTTTGAGCAATATTCTGAGCGGTCCAAAGGGGCGGGGTTTGATCTGCCGAATAATGCCAGAATGGGTGATTTTTCAATGCTACCAAATGGAAGGGCTCAGTTCAGTGTTTGTGAACTCCCTAATCATCAGTTGACCTCAGCTCGATTTTTGATGATGACCATCCGCTCTCATGACCAATTTAATACGACCATTTATGGATTGGATGATCGCTACAGAGGTGTTTTCAATGAAAGGAGGGTCTTGTTTATTAATCCTATGGATGCAAAGGAATTAGGCTTGAAAAAGAAGGATGTAGTCAATTTGGTGAGCAACTATGATGGTGTTGAAAGAATTGCCAAAAACTTTTTGATAGTTCCCTATAATATTCCCCAGGGTAATTTGGCTGCTTATTTTCCAGAAACCAATGTTTTGGTTCCAAATAATCACTATGCCGCTAAAAGCCAGACTCCTATAAGCAAATCTATTGAGGTGGACATTGTAAAGATTAGCTAG